The Gemmatimonadota bacterium genome has a segment encoding these proteins:
- a CDS encoding gamma-glutamyltransferase, with translation MILNVIEHRMSLADAMRAPRLHHQALPDTLMVETGGLTPEAESGLRAIGHAVRYIPGIANVNAVMRVKGGWEGVSEPRVGGTGGTSAR, from the coding sequence GTGATCCTCAACGTCATCGAACACCGGATGTCGCTCGCCGACGCGATGCGCGCCCCGCGCCTGCACCACCAGGCGTTGCCGGACACCCTGATGGTGGAGACGGGTGGCCTCACGCCGGAGGCCGAGTCCGGCTTGCGGGCGATCGGGCACGCCGTGCGGTACATCCCGGGGATCGCGAACGTCAACGCGGTGATGCGCGTGAAGGGTGGCTGGGAGGGCGTGAGCGAACCGCGAGTGGGTGGCACCGGAGGGACCAGCGCGCGCTAG